The sequence TCAAGATAGAATTCGACGTCCACACCCCTTCGTCTGCCATGTACTATACATGCATATGCACATATGTATGtgggaggaaagaggagggagggagggagggaggggggctcaCCTGCCAGCCCCTTTCATGAATGCACTGCACACTCGCGCATCTTCGTGTTCatcgctcgctctctgccgATTTGCCCTGACCCCCACCACGCTTCTCCTTCACCATCACTACCGTGCACCAGAGCCGCGTGCCGTGCCTCTCtatttttcctttctcttcctcatctccgcctcgccggaTCCCTTCTGCTACCGGCTTCTttagcacacacgcacacacacacacacaggcacgtgCCCCTGTACGTCCGCAGGTGCGATGGCGTCGGTGCTGTACATCTTAGACTCGAAAGGGAGTCCCCTCATCTACCGCAGCTACCGCGGCGATGTCTCGCAAGACGTCCCGAGCATCTTTCAGCAGCGCGTCATCGACGAAGAAGAGTGCCGCATCACCCCCGTCTTCGAGGAGCAGGGCCACACCTACACCTTCGTGCGTGAGAACGACGTATATTTGCTCATGGTGAGCAATATCAACGCATGCTCTCTGCAGCAGGTCGCCTTTCTGCACCGGTGCGTGTCCGTCTTCAAGGCCTATTTCAAGACAGTGACGCAGGAAACGGTGCGGGACAACTTCGTCATCATTTACGAGCTGCTCGATGAGATGTGCGACTTCGGCTTCCCGCAGTTTACGGAGGAGAAAGCGCTGCGGGAGTACATACTGCAAAGCACTTTTCTCACCAGGATCATGGGCAACAAGACGACGCTcgcgcagagcgagctgccggcggccgtGACGGGGGCCGCCGGGTCGACGCCGTGGCGCCTGCCGCGCAACTACAAGTACTCGAACAACCAAGTATTTCTGGACGTGATCGAGCAGGTCGACATGCTCGCGAACCAAGCCGGCGAGACGCTCTCCAGCGAGATTGTTGGCACTGTCAAGATGCAGAGCCGTCTTTCTGGGATGCCCACCTGTACCGTCGGCGTCAACGACAAGATTCTCTTCGACCGAaccggccgcagcggcaacacGGTAGAGATGGAGGACATCACCTTCCACCAGTGCGTGAAGCTGAACCAGTTCGAAAGCGAGCGCGTCATTTCCTTTGTGCCGCCGGACGGCGAGTTCACGCTGCTCTCCTACAGGCTCAATGAGCGCATTCAGCAGCCGGTGAAGGTGAGCTGCATCTTCACGCGCCATGGCACCACACGAGTGAAGGTGCAGTGCACGCTGCAGACCAAGTACCGCACGAACCTCACGGCAAACGAGATGGAGGTGTACATCCCGATTCCGTCCGACGCCGATCGCCCTCAGTCGAACAGTCAGACAGGTCACCTGCAGTACGCGCCGCAGGTGAATGCGCTTGTCTGGAACCTCGGCAAGATTGCCGGCAACCGGCACtgctcgtgcagcgcggAGTTCCACCTGCCCAGCATCCGCAGTAGCGACATGAGAGACCTGTCGAAGATGCCGGTGAAGGTGCGGTTCGTCATCCCCTacttcgccgcctccggctTCCAGGTGCGCTACGTGAAGGTGTCGGAGAAGTCGAACTACGTGGCAACGCCCTGGGTGCGGTACGTCACGCAGAGCGGCGTATACGAGATTCGAACAGACTGATGAGGGAAAGATGGGCAGGTGCCTTTGGGGGTGGGAGGAACAGAGGGGAGCGTCGTCGGAGGAACACAGCGACAGAAGACAGCGAAGAGGTGCGCTAAGGAGATGCAGCCCTTGTATACGCGAGAGGGCTGGAAACCGGCAGACAGAGGAACAACACGTACAGcagccgccccctcccccagccGAGTAcgcactgcagctgcagggtCTGCATTCGTCGAGTCCACTGTGGCCAACCTTGCGCGCCGAGTGTCGCTCGCCCTTCaacccctcctcccacccccaaGCACACCCGCAGTGCCGCGTTGCCTTTCTCAGGTAATCTCCTTTGGTTTGGAGTAAAGGCGGCCGTCGCTTCCTTGGCGGCGGCTTGCCATGCTGAGCGCTCTGCACTGGTGCTTCCTTCActttccccttctcttctctcgttGCTTTTACATGGACGTATCGTTGCCGCTTGTCTATgtctgcctgtgcgtgctgtCCCTCCCTATCCTTCGGAGAGTTCACGTATCGGTGAGGgtacatgtgtgtgtatgtgcatgtgcccGTCTGTGCGTGGCGGTGTTGCCTAACCTCCTCCGTGTTTCCCCCGcactccccctcttcctcctttgagatgtgtgtgtgtgtgtgtgtgtgtttgcttcACGTGCACTGTGTGCATGGCTAGTTGACACCGCGCCGTCCACGTCCACGGTGGCGACGTTTCATGCACACAGCGCCCGTCGAGACCACCGCGCCCCGCTGAAGGAGATACACATAACACACGTGCGGTTGCGGATGTGATGTGGTCGGGGGAGCAAAGGAAAGAGACGAGAAGGCAATGGGGTCTCAGGGACACATAGCAACGAGGGTAGGGGGTGTGGTGCTGCGATGGCTTTCCATAGCATCGCCAGCGCCATTGTCCCTTTTCCTCCGCCCATGCCAcggctctctccctctctctagTCCGCCCCACACGCCGCTcactgcgcacacgcagacacgcaccggtgcatctctgcctcttccctttccctcGTCCTCTCGTTGTCGAGGGTCATCTGTCGTTCCGCTCTCCACACCTTCGCTGgcctcaccccctccctttttctgGCACGGGCGTGCGCCCGACTCtacttctctctctatatatatgcatgtatatatatgtatacgtatgtatatgcatgtatatatatatatatacgtatgtatatgcatgtatatgtatatatgtatacgtatgtatatgcatgtatatgtatatatgtatacgtatgtatatgcatgtatatatatatgtatacgtatgtatatgcatgtatatgtatatatgtatacgtatgtatatgcatgtatatatatatatgtatacgtatgtatatgcatgtatatgtatatatgtatacgtatgtatatgcatgtatatatatatatatgtatacgtatgtatatgcatgtatatgtatatatgtatacgtatgtatatgcatgtatatatatatatatgtatacgtatgtatatgcatgtatatgtatatatgtatacgtatgtatatgcatgtatatgtatatatgtatacgtatgtatatgcatgtatatatatatatgtatacgtatgtatatgcatgtatatgtatatatatatgtatgtatatgcatgtatatgtatatatgtatatgcatgtatatatatatatatgtatacgtatgtatatgcatgtatatgtatatatatatgtatgtatatgcatgtatatgtatatatgtatatgcatgtatatatatatatatatgtatacgtatgtatatgcatgtatatgtatatatgtatacgtatgtatatgcatgtatatgtatatatgtatacgtatgtatatgcatgtatatatatatatatgtatacgtatgtatatgcatgtatatatatatatatatgtatacgtatgtatatgcatgtatatatatatatatatgtatacgtatgtatatgcatgtatatatatatatacgtatgtatatgcatgtatatatgtatatatgtatacgtatgtatatgcatgtgtgcttgCCTGTCGCTCTCCGACGTGCGAAGATGGTGAGCGCTTTGCGgtgccgcacacacagcgaTACATTCTCGTTCTTCATCCACCACTCTCAGAGTGTGCAGCGACGTCGGCGTCACAGGTATACAGGCTGGCTTTCACATACGAAGCGCCGCCCACACACTGCGCTCtccgcccgccgccgccgtagcagcaacagcaacaacatcAGAGGGAACTGGTACCACGGTGATAACCGAACGAGGTAATGATGACCAGCATGGCTGTCTCGGCCCCGGTCATGCCACCGGCGACTGCAAGAGAGCACAGGCCTGTACGGGCAGCAAGAGCGACCGCATCAACGACGTCGTCGGCCggacgcagcgcgcgctccgcACGCTCTGTCCACTTCGCACTCGAGCCTGTCGCGCGTGATGTGCAGAAGCATatggagcggcagctgtggcaCTGGCTGGAAAAGACACACAGCATGCTGCGTCCACTCGAGGCGAGTGCGCGTGGTCAGGTGCAGGTAATGGAGCGCGCTACCGTGGCGGCaacggccgccaccgctgccccagCAGTGGTGGTCAAGGCGGTtgcggtgacgctgccgccataCCGCGAGCATGCGCATGATGCatcggaggacgaggacatATCCTGGTCTCGTGCGCAGCTGGTACCGAGCGTGTCGCTTGCCCTGTGGGaacagcgccgtcgtcaaCTGCGGCACGTGGCCGGTGTAGTGGATGTGTACACACTGGCCAGCATGTTGCGCGACACCCGAGAAGGCAGTCCCAGGAAgaggcacggcagcagcggcggggccgTCCGCTTCTGCACGAGCTTCCTCGGCTCCAGCTGCGATACAACGGCCTCCGGTCGAGTACCGATGCCGGTGCTGGACGCAGATGAGCTCAGAGA comes from Leishmania infantum JPCM5 genome chromosome 22 and encodes:
- a CDS encoding putative Mu-adaptin 1, with amino-acid sequence MCDFGFPQFTEEKALREYILQSTFLTRIMGNKTTLAQSELPAAVTGAAGSTPWRLPRNYKYSNNQVFLDVIEQVDMLANQAGETLSSEIVGTVKMQSRLSGMPTCTVGVNDKILFDRTGRSGNTVEMEDITFHQCVKLNQFESERVISFVPPDGEFTLLSYRLNERIQQPVKVSCIFTRHGTTRVKVQCTLQTKYRTNLTANEMEVYIPIPSDADRPQSNSQTGHLQYAPQVNALVWNLGKIAGNRHCSCSAEFHLPSIRSSDMRDLSKMPVKVRFVIPYFAASGFQVRYVKVSEKSNYVATPWVRYVTQSGVYEIRTD